DNA sequence from the Malus sylvestris chromosome 10, drMalSylv7.2, whole genome shotgun sequence genome:
TTCCTTTCCTAAGACACCCATCTGCCTATACGATTCAACTTCCTTCTCCAAAAAATGGTTCTCCATCTCCCTCCTAAGAAGAATCTCTTTCAGAACATCCATCTCCTCTTCATCATAAATAAATTTTTCTTCGATCATCCTTTGGTACTGCCTCACTTCCATTTCTATTGATGCTTTATCCTTTTGCAGACGGGCTATCATGGCCATTGCTTCATCAGCAGCACTTGCAGCAGCAGCTCGCTCTTTCTCTAGCTCTAGATAAAGAGTAGCACAAGCAGCTTTCTCTTTTTCCAGTGCTTCTTCCAACACCCTGAGTTTATCAGTTTCATTTCCAACAACGGAAGCCTTTTCTTGCGTGTTACTAACATCCACGTCCTTACTCGCACCAAATAATCCACTCAATTCAGAACTTTGGCATATACTTTCAGCCATATCATCTCCAGCTGATGCTTTCACATAAtctaaaatgaaagaaaatccgCAAAAGTGAGCAAACATCATTACCAATACAGCAAAACAAGAAGTTCATATGCAACCAATTCTAGTTTTAAAAGATTTTCGAaactaaaattgcaataaattTGATTCACACTACATTCTAATAGATATATAAATCCACACATTAAAGAAAACAAGTTCCTCTAAtacaaaaaacatgaaattaagtaCTGAAAACAACCAAACGAGTTTAGATATTCCTCACTCACCTTCTCTACCAGCTATGGCAACTGAGCTTTCACCCGACATCTCTCTTGTATCTCTGTTATCACAAGGAAAGGGGAATATGCGAGCAACCAACCTTGAACTATCACTTGGATAGTAAGAAGAAAGCCTTCCGTATTCAGGAGCGGCTCTCCTAGAGCGCCGAATTCCAGTCCTTTTCTTTAGAGTCATTACCCTCTTCCCCTTAGCATCATACCCACTTTCCCTATCAACCAGGTTTTGCAATCTGGGACTCGAAAACGGACTAGAATCCGCTTCACCTTCCAACTCATGGACTCCATTCTCACAATTCACATCTCTGATCAGTTTTCTATTCAAGTTGCATCCTTGATCCGGAGACCAAATAACATCAAAAGGGAACCTGCTCTTCACCAGCTTGTGAACATCGCCGATCGTCCCAACAGGCCGGTCAATAAGCAACTTATGTAAGCAAAGATCACGGTTTCGATACCCGAAAACCCCATTACAAGGACATGGCAAATAAACCCAAAAAATCCTCAACAACTTCGAGGCGAAAAACATGAAAGCAGACACACACAGCAGGAAATAAGCCAAACCGAGGTCGAGAAACGCTCGTATAAGACCAGCAAAGGTCCAGGGCTGAACTTCTTGGCAAGCAAAAGCCATCCCTTTTCAAAGTAATCAAAATTCTGGGATTTCACAGAATTGTGGGAAGCAATTGACGAATCATAAAGTCTGCTGATTTGGGTACAACGAATTCACCAAACCAAATCATCTGAGAATATTTTGCTGAGTTGGGTGTAAAGAATTCACCAAACCAAAAGCTACCCAGTTGGGAGAATATTAAAAGAGAAAAAGCTGCAACATCATGAATTCATGATTACAATACCCTTGGAAgtagaaaaattaataattcaaaagatTCTCTAAAAATTGTGACGGAGATGATCATATCCTGCACTACTAGAATTCTCCAAGTAATGAATGAATCCAACTAGGTACAAGTCAATGACGCACACAATACTTAGTCCATAAGGaagatgaattaaaataaataaataaaagaaaaaatagtagaaaaaaaaggtaaaaatctCAACTTTGACAGGAAATTGGTAACTCAGAGAGCTGAAAGAGAAAACCCAGCAAGGGTATGGGGAGATCGTGATGGGTTTGGACTTTTGAGCCGCGAGGTCGGAGAAAGTTCGCAGAGTTTTGGAAAGAGACGGGCTTTTGAATTGGGGAAGAAGATGGTAAATCGGCAAGTATTTCTATTTAAGTATTAGCTGACTGCTGTTGACATTCACGGAATCACCGTCGTCATCTATTAAGTCTACTTTAAGTATTAGCTGACTGCTGTATTCTTATCTGCTGCGCGCCAAATCCCCTCAGGGGTAAGGgagatatttttttaatgttagcGTCATATAAGATGGTATATTATGTGTTgttatataaatgatgaaatatatgtattaaaatgttaataacttaaaaaataaaatttttcatcatttacataaaaacacgtgatataCCAGTCGTGTTCTCATCACAATTGACAATTTCTTGGGGTAAAGGGTGGCACCATTCGTGGAAATACTGCGCCATCCTTTTGTTTTTAAGCCTCATTGGCGGTATGATATTGATAGATAAATTAGATTTAtagtttaaatttaaaagttaaataattaataaaataaacacgttaatcaacatttatgtaataattcaatttttaactttcatgtcatttaatttataaaattttgtctacaaatctTATCTCCCTATCATTATCCTAAATTATAATGTAAGTATCTATTTGTTAATATATCTTAGTTGATGAATTATCAAATTGTTTATTCACTCATatccatggtctaaaatatcgatattatccccatatttccatcaaaatttctatgtttttggactaccgatatttttgatatcatcgatattttagaacttgataggaactctatgtggtactgagtcactcatgtatcttaccatgcaatgtataaagtgtaaaatattgtactaatttattatatataaatgattatggtgtgtttaaacttctttaattaattactacatgttttctacattcacaatgtttgtcagctcattgtataatcaacttaaatcaattaaattcatcatgcaatgcatttccttccaattttttatgataaactaatagataattgactaaataaacatcctacaaagtttcaataaaaatttccaagattttcttacaatttctgtggtttttattcaatttttatcgatattgataaaatcccgatatttccatcgaaattttcatgcttttggactatcgatatttccgatattatcgatattttaaaccttACTCATATCATAGCATTATTGATTAGTTACATCAAATAATGTTGCGACGGTGAAACTCATAATTTCTTAACACAAATGGCAAAACCATATCAAGTAATTTGTGTCGTGCCAACATTTTAAACGAATTCTTAATCGATTTGATGGTGAAGGTAAAATGTGACGTAAAACATTGGTAAAAATAGCACAATGTGTCACTTTACATTTGAGAGGACAAGGCACGATCTAACCCTCGTATTTCAAAACGCCAAAGAAGTTTCGCGTATAtatattttctaaattttttatagaataacaatttttttctaCTGTAATATTGAGTTGTGATGGAGAAATAAAGAAGAAGTTTCGTGTATATATATTGAGTTGTGATGGAGAATTGAAAAAGATGGTTTGGTATTTAtcgaaaaacaaattttttctattttatttgatttttatatgtttttttaaattttttttactgttgg
Encoded proteins:
- the LOC126584861 gene encoding myosin-binding protein 7-like translates to MAFACQEVQPWTFAGLIRAFLDLGLAYFLLCVSAFMFFASKLLRIFWVYLPCPCNGVFGYRNRDLCLHKLLIDRPVGTIGDVHKLVKSRFPFDVIWSPDQGCNLNRKLIRDVNCENGVHELEGEADSSPFSSPRLQNLVDRESGYDAKGKRVMTLKKRTGIRRSRRAAPEYGRLSSYYPSDSSRLVARIFPFPCDNRDTREMSGESSVAIAGREDYVKASAGDDMAESICQSSELSGLFGASKDVDVSNTQEKASVVGNETDKLRVLEEALEKEKAACATLYLELEKERAAAASAADEAMAMIARLQKDKASIEMEVRQYQRMIEEKFIYDEEEMDVLKEILLRREMENHFLEKEVESYRQMGVLGKERSDADLSEMLCESGKRPSPSLDPNTDAQLMLKQTADSKSNCTAIENIANSTSQYEASFVEKQIHPNEHDSLEKCILSERGEKVHTDNVMCQEITTEAAQAHNGTEENLHCDEEVPQRDGDLQRNLHGSMLDIEPAVYDVHVVDGKTDFWKEESRSSLYTALDGSQDFTHTFGAAGVSSSELLQGLPSTSQVDTEPFTPSSLDMHCGLSMLDSSRCKTLVIDSMKNSLSTVNSERSKIDTEVELLMEKLRILEERKEKLTSSSEHGERQKTPSKCLEEIRTRSARFSR